The Arachis duranensis cultivar V14167 unplaced genomic scaffold, aradu.V14167.gnm2.J7QH unplaced_Scaffold_106250, whole genome shotgun sequence genome contains the following window.
ACAAAACATAGCCAAATTTCTCCTCGTACCTTAATCCCTATTCATGAAGTTCCTACAAATTTTAGCATGAACGTAACAACTATCATTGGTTAAATGTTGTGCGCATATATCAAAGTAAAATACTTATTAATCAAATAATGTTtaactcaagtgtttaagggtacGGCTAATGAACAGACCTGCACAGTAGCTTCGTTCGCCGTTTTCAAGTATTCATTAGAACAAGATCGTCCTGATATAGCCTCCAACAAAGACCTAACATTCAACTTATGGTACCATGTGTCTCTGGCAACCGTAATTGCATGTTCCAATGAATAGAATGGAGCGGCCATAGCCATTTCGTTAGCGAATGTTGTGCCTGCACAGCATGATGAGAAATTCTCCATTTTCATTACTCCTGTTACAACaccattttatattaaatatatttgtcAATGATAACAATATCGTAATTCAAGATAATTTACTCGATatcataattttctttattagaGGTTAAGAACAATAACAATGATAATGAGAACAACAAAGCCTTGAAAACTAACTTTTAAAAGCAAAAATCGTTGGAAAAAATAAGACACAGGTGGCATTCATGAAAATCAACTTGTAATGAAAACTTAATTCAAATACGAAAACACAGATAGTAATGTAACCAGCAAACTGCGTACATCATAAACACTGTTAAACTTATCAAACACACACAGACGCTCTAAAAATGATGTACATGTTTTGCCATATTTTCACTATGCCACATAATCGATGCTATCAGAAACATCTGCTACTGGGTCTTCTATATCATCATCCCTTGTCAACTGTAAATCACTGATGTCACCTGCTGCTGACATGTTCAACTCGGGCTGAGGAGAAAAAGCAGCTTCAaaatcttcattctctcctCCCATGTCATACAAGTCTCATGGTTTTACATGAACCAATACACTCCATTCTTGTTCTACTTCATCATGTACATAGTACACGAGCTGAGCTTCTGATGCCAATATGTACGGTTCATCCTCTTCTCGATCACCGGTGTGAATTGGACGAGCAAAATTAACACTGGTAAGGCCCAGATAGTCTTCTTTGATTCCTCTGCTCGTAGTTGTATCAGCCCAAATACATCTGAACAAAACCACTGTGAAATGGCAGCTGTAGTTCAGTTCGATTATGTCCACAATTTTTCCATAATATGGAACACTCCCAACAGCCACTCTGTTGTCACGAATGCTGGCATAACTTCTTGTATTGGATGAGACATAAACTccactattttatattttcaacccGTCTTCCTTTGTGATAGTTCTAAACTTGTACCCATTGACGTTGTATGCCCCAAAACATTTTGCCTGAAGCATGGGACCACATGCCAGCAACTTCATTTCTTTTGAATGTACAGTACTGTCCATTGGAACCTAGCACCATAAATTAGAGTTTATTCGTATAAAAAATtggaatttataatttataattccaGGGCACAAATAAGTTGGTCAGGTTAAATTTCTACGAACCTCACGCTTGAACCGGCGAGAAAATTCTGCATGCACAACACGGTCTATCTTAGATTGCAATTGATCCTGTAATTTTTGCTTGGTTTCTGCCCTAAATGTACTTTACgacataacaaaaaattattccaACGACTGAGTgtttgaaattaattataatcgtGCTTAATGATTACATGTGCATACTTACTGAATAAATGGAGCGACGGCCTCGCAATTGACTAGCACATGACGATGTGCTTGATATCTTTCCATTGGGGTCAGTACAAAATGTGATACAGCCCCTGAACCTTTTCCAATTTCTGGGAACATAGTACATCTTGTATTGTTTGTAATATCAACAGGTCGATCGTCAACTCGCGCTGGTCGATTGATTCTAGTCTCAATATTATCCAAATATCTGGAGCAGAATATAAAAATCTCCTCGGATAAATAGCCCTCCGCAATTGAGCCTTCAGCTTGTGCCCTGTTACGCACGTATTGCTTCAATCATCCTAAGTACCTTTTACATAAATACAACATAACACTTAGTATATACGTAacgaaatttaaaaaaaatgtcttAAATGCGTTTAGTAGCAAGCTAAGCTTTCTATTGGATACATTCACCGATAATGTGCCGGGCCACCAAGTTTTAATTCATCAACGAGGTGCACTGTAAGGTGAACCATGACAGTAAAGAAAGATGGAGGaaaaatcattttcatctaACACAGATTTTGCACAACATGATTCTGAAGGGCACCAAGCTGCATAGGATTTATAGCTTTTCCACAGAGTTCTTGGAAAAATGAGGACAGATTTGCAATCACATTCGATACCGGACTTGGCAATGCATTCTTCACCAAAATTGGAAGTAATTGTTCCATTAGAATGTGGCAGTTGTGACTCTTCAACCCATACAACTTGCGCTGCTGGATGTCAACACAATGAGCAATATTGCTCGAGTAACCATCTGGAAAGACCATGTTCTGTAGAGTCTTCAGGAATACATCCTTCTGTGGATTCGACATTTTGAAGATTACTGAAGGATATTTACCATCTTCGTCCAGCCACAATTCAGGCCTTATGCACATGCTTTGTAAATCTTTGCGAGCTTTAAGATTATCTTTTGATTTGACGCTATTGTTTAAGATAGTGAAGACCACATTATCACAAATGTTCTTCTCTGTATGCATCACGTCAAGGTTATGACGCAACATGTGATCCTTCCAGTACATGAGTTCAAAGAGCACACTCCTCTTTTTCCAATACGAGTCATCTTGATCTGCATCATCACCAATGCGTCTTCTTTTGGCTGTTAGAGTTGGGTTCTTCCCAAACGATACTTGCAAGTTACACTGCTGCCTTAAGACATCTGTTCCATAATACTTCATCGGTGGATCTCTGCTTTCAACTTATTCGTCAAATCTAATCCAGTCTACTCTATATTTATGGCCCTGATTCAAGAAGCGATGATGGCCCGTGTAACACCATTTTTGATTGAATGTTAGTCGCTGAGCCTTAGTGTCCACGTTACACGTGGGACAAGCTAACCCACTATACGTGTTCCACTCAGATAAATTTCCCATCCCTGAAAAATCGCTAATAGTCCACATTAGCGCCGCACACATCTTGATAGTGGTCCTCTTTATTAGCATCATAAGTTTCAACGCCATCCCAGAGTTGCTTCAACTCATCCACCAGGGGCTCCAAATAAACATTGATGTCGTTACCTGATATTTTAGGACCGGGAATAATCATAGATAGTATAAAAGATATCTGTTTCATGCATAGCCAGGGAGGAAGATTATACGGAATAAGAATCATAGGCCAAATGGAATACGTGGTACTCATATTTCTGAAAGGATTAAAACCGTCACTTGCTAAAGCTAAGCGAACACTGCGAGCATCGTTAGAGAAAAAAGGATACTTTGCATCAAAGTCTTTCCATGCTTCAGCGTCCCTTGGATGCCTCAAGTACCCATCATTATTAGCTGCCTCTTTATGCCATAACATGTCAGATGAAGTTTTGCTACACATGAATAACCGTTGCAGTCGTGGTATAAGAGGAAAGTAACAGAGAGTCTTCGCTAGGAGAGGCTTTCCGTTTTTGCTGACAGGTATTTTGAGTTTCGTAACGGAACCTTTTcgcatcttcttcttccatcGTGAAGTCCCACACAGCTTGCATTTCGTCGCCTCCTCATCCTCACCCCGATACAATATGCAATCATTTGGGCATGCATCTACCTTTTTGTACTCAATCCCCAACTTTCGGATAGTTTTATTGGCTTCATACAAAGTGGACGGGAATTTGACTTGCTCAAATGCATCCTGCAATAAGTCCAAAATCATCGACATAGCCTTGTCACTCACACCACACATACACTTAATGTGATAAAGCTTCACTAGGAAAGAAAATTTTGAGTATTTCGAGCAGCCGGGATATAATTCCTCTGCTCCATCTGCAAGAAGATCGGCAAAATCATGTGCCTTGCGACTTAGACCATCGTACAAGTACGTCAATTCTATATCATCGTCTTTTATAGGATCCGCTGTTGTGGTCTCCTCACTTCCAGGAGGCATTGTGAAGTTAAATGCCTCGTGCACCATTTGAAGATATGGATTCACCTCGGGTGTAGGTTTCTCAACTATCAGTGTGCAAGTAGAGCTCTTCTCAGCTGGTTTCTCACCATGACGCAACCACAAAGTATAGCCAGCGGGAAAGGGCTTTATCAACAGGTGGTCGTACGCATCCTCTCTTATTTGCATAAATTGAAACCCACATTGAGGGCATGGACACTTTATCATGTTATCCGACGATGCATTCACAAATGCAAACTCTAGGAAGTTATTAAGTCCTCGTCTATATTCTATGCTATCTCGTGGCTTAAGAATTCAGGTTTTGTCCATATCTATTATACACCAAATATATGgtttaataattaatgtgatacAACTTTTCATCACTAAAATAATGTTAAGTATCTTATTGTATTCATTTCGCATGATATAAGAAATACCATTCTAAAAACATAACGTATGGTAAAATACGTGTGCaactatatttaatatttatattattatattcaaaatgacttacataattatatttttgtaatcacATTATTATGTactttagatattatttttcttgtaaaaaatactaatttttcttctaaatttacgttcttaaaagaaaaattaatataaagatATCTTATATCTTGTATCTATAAAAGTACTGTGTCTTTcaaatagttattaatttttaatttattttcaaattttttaaaatttttgaaagaattaattttttagtaataaGATATgtgataatttttaaaagaaacccGCTATAAATTATtggttttttataattttataatgtacTGTTGATATTGTTATATTTCTTTTATGTAATtaccatattaaaaataaaattgtgaatatatatatatatatatNNNNNNNNNNNNNNNNNNNNNNNNNNNNNNNNNNNNNNNNNNNNNNNNNNNNNNNNNNNNNNNNNNNNNNNNNNNNNNNNNNNNNNNNNNNNNNNNNNNNNNNNNNNNNNNNNNNNNNNNNNNNNNNNNNNNNNNNNNNNNNNNNNNNNNNNNNNNNNNNNNNNNNNNNNNNNNNNNNNNNNNNNNNNNNNNNNNNNNNNNNNNNNNNNNNNNNNNNNNNNNNNNNNNNNNNNNNNNNNNNNNNNNNNNNNNNNNNNNNNNNNNNNNNNNNNNNNNNNNNNNNNNNNNNNNNNNNAATTCTTTAAAATGATGTAACTCACCAGAATTTTTTTCTGGGATAAATTACAAATCATCAATAGAGTGATTACTAATTAGTACTCAGCGAAGGAACACATCAAAGACGTAAAAAATTGAGACAAACTATTTTAATTAAGTCTTACAATTTTTATAATCTAggattaatatttataattagaaaatGAATAAGCTAAATATTAATTCAATATGTCAAATAATGACGATATTCATTAATAAATGAccatttcttaaaaataaataatcaagaCACACATTGAGAATATTATTATGACAAACCAATAAGGGAACTAATAAATCCAAGATACTACAAATAGTACAACATATACACATAATTCATTACGCACCTTATGTTTGTAGGTCAAAGATGCCAAAAAAAATAGTCTGAACTGTGTACCAAATAGaagtaaaaaattagtaaacaaaaaaatgatgTAAGAATACTTTATCTTAAATAACATATTTGACGTACAACACacttaaaaggaaaaaaagagatcaacaatatAAAAGGTACACAAAACcaatttattgtttttccttATATAGAACATGATTAatcgaaaaaatatatattgaaaccattattaaaatttttagtataacATATTTCTAAACATTAGCTAATTAACCAAAAATTACTTTCGGCATATTCAAACagacttattttattttttattgttttcttaaaTATACTCGGTTGATTAAGCAAAAATTGGATATTTTAAAAACCGAAATTAAGCCAATGAACCGGCCGAGATTCGATTCGGGCAAACCGAACTGTGACCTGGTCGGCTTTTTGAAGCAACATCACAATGTTGCCGTTTCAGCCCACATGTAACCCTAATTAGAGCCCACTCCAAGAGAAATGAAGAGATCCAGCTTCTAAAGTTCAGAGCGCCGCCCTCACGCGAAGGTCTCTGCCGAATCTCCTCCAATGCGTCGCCCTTCACCTGTGGCCAGCTATATCCGCGTGCCGCCACCGTTGGTCCTCAGGTCGCTCCCTTTCCTTCCGTCGCAACCCTCCTTCCCTTCCATTAAGCAACCATTGTGGTCATCGCGAAGCCTCCCTCACGCACCCAAGCTGTCGCAAGCTCTGTTCGTTTCTCGGTCTGAAGGTGCTCTAATACTGCTACTTGCCTTGGTCATTCGGTGGCTCTGTCTCCCCTCCATCAACGTTGACATTTGGTCGAGCTTCcaagtattttttttctatttatgcatgcttttttaattgatttttgtttgtttatttaacTCAATATtcatgcttttttatttttagttttaatgttTATATAACTCTATTTTAGTGATACGTTAAGTCTGGTTCCTTGTTATACCATGTTTGTAATTTGGTTTCAattaaacaaaagaaataaagccGTTAGGCTTGTGCAGTCAAGAATTCTTTACTGATATCTAAATGGATAATATTAGATAAATTAGtccataataaataaattagttcAATGTcacttaaaattattattatgttttggatgaacGACATATGAAAGTTTAATCGGTGGCTTTAAGTTTAATAATGCTAGAAGCTATGTACAAAGATAAAtcatatgatgatgatgattatggtATCTGTAATTGAtgattataaattttgataatacttCAAAAATCAGCTTAAAATCAaagttataattttatattatgtaaAACTATTTTGATATGTGAAAATCATTTTGAGTCCCCTACTTAATTTATTGTGTTTTATTTgagtatattttataataatgccTCACCTTAATTAAAGAAATTTGGAAGACTTATTGTTACTATTGTTGTTACTTGTtagtattatttaaaattgCAAGTAATTTAATATGaatgtaattaatttataaattgaaaCAAATTTCTTTTGTAAATTATtgcatatttaaaatataaatttgaatttatagaaaaaagtTACACTATTAGGTACACCGTTAGTACTGCAGCCGGACCTGTAGCTGTCCCTAATAGTCAAACACACGCTACTCCGGTGAGTTATTTAATGCACAACTTAGATCAAATGTTCATTTGCCTTTTAGGATAGACTtttattcaatataatttgtggaaatgctgaaaaaaattggttgatgtactaactattttttttagcaCACGGATGGAACACATGATACGGGTGCAAATACTTCTAGTGCACAGCGACGTGCTAGAGCACCTCCACCTCCGCATTCTGGCAATGGTGCTTGACAATCCCGTGTTAATGCTATACCGTTTAGACCACCACGCAATGAAGCACGGCTGGCTCCGTCAAGTGACATTGGGGACGCTCGAGCTCCTGCGATAAATAAAAAGCATCCGGATTTACATGAAGTTGTAGATGACCATTCAGAAGATGAAAACTATGACCCGGGGGCGGATGAGGTCAAGTCGTTCGATGACCCTGTGGACGACTTATTTGCTGCACatgaagttgaacgccaaggCAATGCCAACGGCAAAAAAGGACACCGATTATTGGGTTGTTGATGTCATAGGTATTCTTTTGATGCTTGTTTCTTAGAAAGTGTAATTACTCTTCTCCGTACATTCTAATTCGCTTAGTAAACTAACGTTCAAAGTTTGTTCCCTCTGTTAGAGAATGGTGTGACTTATTGTATGGAGCTGACTGTTAAGGAGGCATTAGCACTTCCTCCTGGAAAGAAGATCCTGCTAAACCATAACAGAGAATTGCAACAAGTTGGTCAGGCAGCGGCCCTATTGAGCGGGTTCTTGGGGACATTGGCGTCTGATTTTCAACAGTTACCAATTTATGAAAAAAGTTGGAAGACAATGAGCAAGGCTTCCAAGGAGCATGCCTTTGACCAGTTTAAGGTaatgtttagtttttttttttataaagtaaGGTGTTACCAATGCTTAGTGTAAGatgctttttttttatctactAAATGAACAATACAAGGAAAGATTAAGATGCACACACATGATATCGACCATACAGACTTTTTATAGAATAtcgataaatttttaatgacTTTTTTGTATGGTGTAAATTGCAGtacattattatataacttaatCCCCAATTAATTCGGTCCTTCATGTATAGCAATGTAACTAATAGtggtagtaataataataacaataataatgaaaaaactTATAAACCTCATGAGAATGTTAAAGCTGCTCCTATTGTAAACAATTAGAGAGTGAGTAGCTATAGGTTATGATTTCCGGTTAAATGAAAATGTCAGGGGAAAATAAATATGGAACACATTTGCTCGTAGTTGATTCTGTTACCTTTCTaactttgaaattttgaatgttttgtggttttaattatttgttgagAGATTATTTAACTATTTCCTAGCTATGGGGTTATGATAAACctcatttgtagggtttatcttgtgcttaatttaggggattttataaccttttacccacatttatccattgaaatagcatggttttataacttttcctttaattgtgcttaagagtgaaaacatgctttttaagtcttaaaatagctaaatttaattcaccttgattccattagatgccttgatatgtttgttaagtgattttagatttaggaggtaaagattggatcaagggaatgaaggaaaatcatgtaaaaatggagaactcatgaaNNNNNNNNNNNNNNNNNNNNNNNNNNNNNNNNNNNNNNNNNNNNNNNNNNNNNNNNNNNNNNNNNNNNNNNNNNNNNtgcaactcgtggccagcgattttagaagccttgtgggcccaatccaactcatttctgatgctatttaagccaaggattgaaaaGGGATGAGAcatctagttaccattagtttagtttagcttagtttagtagttagagttagtttttagagagagaagctctcacttctctctagaattaggattaggtttagattagaatttctagatctaggttttgattcatcttcttctacgttctactcttcaattccttgttgttacattcattctttttctaatcttttgttgtaatttcctttatgttgttcttatactttgttgtagatctactcttgttccttccattttctttcaattcaattcaaggtaattcataataaatgtgtttcttttactaagtgtgattcacgtttgagagcgctaccaagtttttagcgccattgttgatgatcacaatttcgtgcaccaatacacatccagtgagggttcaattgcTCAATTCCATATATCCATCTTTGATCACTGcttatcttgcaagtttgtgAACTCTTTtgaataactcaattcaattgtgaatGTGTTTTGATATGTTTGATTTTGCCATTAATTATGCATATAAGATTTCTTAGAAATTCGACTCACTGTGACCATATATATGCTTATATATAGAGAGATATATAGTAATTAGAATAATTAGATGCATGTAGGTagcttgcatttagataggttgcattgcatgagttctACCAATTTGCCTTCATTCTTATGGTTTTATTGAGCttagcttggcgtgccacaccttcaaGCTCAAGTGGCACGTCCAGTGGgatctccttcttcttcctctctagataattgaactggcgtgccacgccttcagcAAAGCATGATCATCCTCTTCTGGAATgttgaactagcgtggcacgcccagaactggcgtgccacgccctctATGAACTCTTCAACCTTCTCCTTTGCAAAATAcacttggcgtgccacgcccagcagTGGCCTGCCATGCCCTTAATAAGGCTTTTATTGTCTTCTCTGGAGAGTTgcactggcgtgccatgccttcaaTAACTCCTCATTCTTCTTCTCTGGAAACTtatactggcgtgccacgcccagtattcaagtggcacgcccatggtCACTTTGCGTTGGCATGCCACACCTTAagttccaagtggcacgcccattgttCTTCTTCCTTGGATGCTTgtgttggcatgccacgccttcgaactcaagtggcatgccaagAGTATGAACAagtgttggcgtgccacgcctagaacccaagtggcacgcccaacaCACGAACAAggttggtgtgccacg
Protein-coding sequences here:
- the LOC107472453 gene encoding uncharacterized protein LOC107472453, with the translated sequence MIKCPCPQCGFQFMQIREDAYDHLLIKPFPAGYTLWLRHGEKPAEKSSTCTLIVEKPTPEVNPYLQMVHEAFNFTMPPGSEETTTADPIKDDDIELTYLYDGLSRKAHDFADLLADGAEELYPGCSKYSKFSFLVKLYHIKCMCGVSDKAMSMILDLLQDAFEQVKFPSTLYEANKTIRKLGIEYKKVDACPNDCILYRGEDEEATKCKLCGTSRWKKKMRKGSVTKLKIPVSKNGKPLLAKTLCYFPLIPRLQRLFMCSKTSSDMLWHKEAANNDGYLRHPRDAEAWKDFDAKYPFFSNDARSVRLALASDGFNPFRNMSTTYSIWPMILIPYNLPPWLCMKQISFILSMIIPGPKISGNDINVYLEPLVDELKQLWDGVETYDANKEDHYQDVCGANVDY